A part of Chloroflexota bacterium genomic DNA contains:
- a CDS encoding electron transfer flavoprotein subunit alpha/FixB family protein: MANDIFILAEHLNGKLADITFEMTGKAKELAAAFGGQAVAVLLGSGAKSLAESIGADTVLYVDDSTLAEFNPEAYSRVLAAMIKERGPRVVMMGNTSVGMDLGAGLSVMAGLPLIAYVNGLAADGGMFVATSQIYGGKIQAEAVPDGEACIVSCLAGAFPADAGRGSAPVEQIASPVPLDDLKVKFVKLIQPEGGDVDITQQPILVSIGRGIGGQENIELAQELAEALGAAVSASRPITDAGWLPKTRQVGKSGLTVKPKVYLAFGISGAPEHLEGMRGAELIIAVNTDPKAPIFDVAHYGATCDMLDLLPALTEKVKGG; this comes from the coding sequence ATGGCAAACGACATTTTTATTCTCGCAGAACATCTCAACGGCAAGCTGGCCGACATCACTTTCGAGATGACGGGCAAGGCCAAAGAGTTGGCCGCCGCCTTTGGCGGCCAGGCCGTCGCCGTGTTGCTGGGCAGTGGCGCAAAGTCGCTGGCCGAGTCCATCGGCGCCGACACGGTTTTGTATGTGGACGATTCCACGCTGGCCGAATTCAATCCTGAAGCCTACAGCCGCGTATTGGCCGCGATGATCAAAGAGCGCGGCCCGCGAGTGGTGATGATGGGCAACACCTCGGTGGGCATGGATTTGGGAGCAGGACTGTCGGTGATGGCCGGCCTGCCGCTCATCGCCTACGTCAACGGTTTGGCCGCCGACGGCGGCATGTTCGTCGCCACCTCGCAAATTTACGGCGGCAAGATTCAGGCCGAGGCCGTGCCTGATGGCGAAGCCTGCATCGTCTCCTGCCTCGCAGGCGCGTTCCCTGCGGACGCGGGTCGCGGCTCCGCTCCGGTTGAGCAAATCGCCTCCCCGGTTCCGCTCGACGACTTGAAAGTGAAGTTCGTCAAACTCATCCAGCCCGAGGGCGGCGACGTGGACATCACCCAGCAACCGATCCTGGTCTCGATTGGGCGCGGCATCGGCGGGCAGGAGAACATCGAACTGGCGCAGGAACTCGCTGAGGCGCTGGGCGCGGCGGTGTCGGCTTCCCGCCCGATCACCGACGCCGGCTGGTTGCCGAAGACGCGGCAGGTCGGCAAGTCCGGCCTCACGGTGAAGCCCAAAGTCTATCTTGCATTCGGCATCTCCGGTGCGCCCGAACACCTCGAAGGCATGCGCGGCGCAGAATTGATCATCGCCGTCAACACCGATCCCAAAGCGCCCATCTTCGACGTGGCCCACTACGGCGCGACCTGCGACATGCTGGACTTGCTTCCGGCGTTGACCGAGAAAGTAAAAGGCGGGTGA
- a CDS encoding electron transfer flavoprotein subunit beta: MNIVVPIKQIPNLTDELEINGDGTGLDHDALQYVLNEFDEHAIEEAVLAKESAGGAVTVVGVDTTGELDGALHTALAKGADKAAKITGDFPRGTDSHTQARLLAEAIKDMSPDIVLTGVQAADDRDGQIGPMIAAHLGMPYVGVVTGVTVSGGKAVVHKEYAGGVMAEFEVSLPMVVGVQAAHQPPRYAPVSKIRQIAKTAKIDEIAGGEVAGAGSTVRRMFKPEAAGHAEMWDGSPEEVAEKIVAMIKEKGLLK, translated from the coding sequence GTGAATATCGTCGTCCCCATCAAACAAATCCCCAATCTCACCGACGAACTGGAAATCAACGGCGACGGAACCGGCCTCGATCACGACGCGCTTCAGTACGTGCTGAATGAGTTTGACGAGCACGCGATTGAGGAGGCAGTGCTGGCCAAAGAGAGCGCGGGCGGCGCGGTGACCGTCGTCGGCGTGGACACGACCGGCGAACTCGACGGGGCGCTTCACACCGCCCTGGCCAAAGGCGCAGACAAGGCCGCCAAGATCACCGGCGACTTCCCGCGCGGCACCGACTCCCACACCCAGGCCAGGCTTCTCGCCGAAGCCATCAAAGACATGTCGCCCGACATCGTGCTGACCGGCGTGCAGGCCGCTGACGACCGCGACGGGCAAATTGGCCCGATGATCGCGGCCCACTTGGGGATGCCCTACGTTGGCGTTGTGACCGGCGTCACCGTGTCAGGCGGCAAAGCTGTGGTTCACAAGGAATATGCAGGCGGCGTCATGGCCGAGTTTGAAGTGTCACTGCCGATGGTCGTCGGCGTGCAGGCCGCGCACCAGCCGCCGCGTTACGCCCCGGTGAGCAAAATTCGCCAGATTGCCAAGACGGCGAAGATTGACGAGATCGCCGGCGGCGAGGTTGCAGGCGCGGGTTCGACCGTCCGCCGCATGTTCAAACCCGAAGCCGCCGGGCATGCCGAGATGTGGGATGGCTCACCCGAAGAAGTGGCGGAGAAGATTGTGGCGATGATCAAAGAGAAGGGGCTTTTGAAATAA
- a CDS encoding DsrE family protein translates to MDDETKKILYVQTHGVDMPERSATPFYLAAAGAAMDADVGIYFTMNGPTLLQKGVPETLVVPKKGGGGRELAYFIKQALDCGVTLYVCQPSLDLHALKLDDLIDGVKMIGGAAFNDMALNADAVIAF, encoded by the coding sequence GTGGACGACGAGACTAAGAAAATCCTTTATGTGCAAACGCATGGCGTGGACATGCCTGAACGTTCAGCTACGCCTTTTTACCTGGCGGCGGCCGGGGCGGCCATGGACGCCGACGTGGGCATCTACTTTACGATGAATGGCCCGACTCTCTTGCAGAAGGGCGTGCCGGAAACATTGGTCGTCCCCAAAAAAGGCGGCGGCGGACGTGAACTGGCTTACTTCATCAAACAGGCCCTCGACTGCGGCGTAACTTTATATGTCTGCCAGCCCTCACTCGATTTGCACGCGCTCAAATTGGATGACCTGATTGACGGCGTGAAGATGATCGGCGGCGCGGCCTTCAACGACATGGCGCTGAATGCGGATGCGGTGATTGCGTTCTGA
- a CDS encoding DsrE/DsrF/DrsH-like family protein, which produces MSKSDPNAPKRLALIASKGTLDWAYPPYILASAGAAMGWDVAIFHTFYGLTLLLKEIKAEVTPLGNPAMPMTMPFGPEAFQKIDWPIPTAMMATPGFSSLATGMMKKLFKDKGVASVPEMRAMCVEAGVNMIACQMTMSVFGFEKDDFIPECTVGGAGMFLDYAADADVQLFI; this is translated from the coding sequence ATGTCTAAATCCGATCCGAATGCACCCAAACGCCTGGCGCTGATTGCCAGCAAGGGCACGCTCGACTGGGCCTATCCGCCTTACATCCTCGCCAGCGCCGGGGCGGCCATGGGCTGGGATGTCGCTATTTTTCACACCTTCTACGGCCTGACTCTGCTGTTGAAGGAGATCAAGGCTGAAGTGACGCCGCTGGGCAACCCGGCCATGCCAATGACCATGCCGTTTGGCCCCGAAGCCTTTCAAAAAATTGACTGGCCGATTCCAACGGCGATGATGGCTACTCCCGGCTTCAGCAGTCTCGCCACCGGCATGATGAAAAAACTGTTCAAAGATAAAGGCGTGGCCTCCGTCCCCGAAATGCGCGCCATGTGCGTGGAGGCCGGCGTCAACATGATCGCCTGCCAGATGACGATGAGCGTCTTTGGCTTCGAGAAGGACGACTTCATTCCGGAATGTACCGTCGGCGGCGCGGGTATGTTCTTAGATTATGCCGCCGACGCCGACGTGCAACTGTTCATTTAG
- a CDS encoding glycine cleavage system protein H, with protein sequence MTVYYGCDIPEDLYFDLERDVWIRFEADQAVLGMTDIAQTRGGKLVNIAFKKPGKVVLQGKSAATIESAKWVGPFPMPFSGEIVETNEAGFKRDILLANKDPYGAGWLVKVRSANLEAERVHLLTGAAAVEAYKKKIEELQVKCFRCIDETEI encoded by the coding sequence ATGACTGTTTACTACGGTTGCGACATTCCCGAAGACCTTTACTTCGACCTTGAGCGAGACGTGTGGATTCGGTTCGAAGCTGATCAGGCGGTGCTGGGGATGACCGACATCGCCCAGACGCGGGGCGGCAAGCTGGTCAACATTGCCTTCAAGAAGCCGGGCAAAGTCGTTTTGCAAGGCAAGAGCGCGGCCACCATTGAGTCGGCCAAATGGGTGGGGCCGTTTCCCATGCCGTTCAGCGGCGAGATCGTCGAAACGAACGAGGCCGGTTTCAAGCGCGACATTTTGCTGGCCAACAAAGACCCTTACGGCGCGGGTTGGTTGGTGAAGGTGCGCTCGGCCAATCTTGAAGCCGAACGCGTTCACCTCCTCACCGGCGCGGCGGCGGTGGAAGCATACAAGAAGAAGATAGAAGAATTGCAGGTGAAATGTTTTCGTTGCATTGACGAAACAGAAATTTGA
- a CDS encoding sulfurtransferase TusA family protein: MTALQEDKLLDCSGMLCPVPVIKTSKAIKEIQIGQVLKMISTDPGAPPDMEAWARQTGNELLDSHQEDKKYIFYFRRMK, encoded by the coding sequence ATGACAGCGCTACAAGAGGATAAACTTCTCGATTGCTCCGGGATGTTGTGCCCGGTTCCCGTCATCAAGACATCGAAAGCGATCAAAGAGATTCAGATCGGCCAGGTGCTCAAGATGATCTCGACCGACCCCGGCGCGCCGCCAGACATGGAAGCCTGGGCCCGCCAGACCGGGAACGAATTGCTGGACTCACACCAGGAAGACAAGAAATACATCTTCTACTTCCGGCGCATGAAGTAA
- a CDS encoding heterodisulfide reductase subunit B — MTATTGFIPYDAVNTKSSRKFERAAEYAPEDFHKHVFELEAEGEWIVQRVPEPYVEVMTKYGRTKKIPLELTWHHKSCGQCGHIPGYSTAIFWLNRKLNFKYIDPTDQTSCTAWNYYASATSNAAAQAGVAMRNFAAAYETGYYPLIHCGTSYGHYKEVREEMVHHPEIRHQVRDVMKKLGKPLVMPEEIVHYSEWIHAVRDRIAALQTRDFSSIAVTVHPACHYYKLVQEDAIYDPDIYGGQRTATVSALIVALGAEVRDYSTWFDCCGFGFRHILVQRDFTRSFATRRKIEVMKEEANPDVVITHDTGCVTTLDKSQFVGQAHGLNVGVPVMSDAQFAALAMGAHPYRVCQLHWHSTDYKPLLEKMNIDHEKAWAEFQEDLKKLKSGEKEYLTWEDVDA; from the coding sequence ATGACAGCCACAACCGGTTTTATCCCTTACGACGCCGTCAACACTAAGTCTTCGCGCAAGTTTGAGCGCGCCGCCGAATATGCGCCCGAAGATTTCCACAAGCACGTCTTCGAGTTGGAGGCAGAGGGCGAGTGGATCGTCCAGCGCGTGCCGGAGCCTTACGTCGAAGTGATGACGAAGTACGGGCGCACGAAGAAGATTCCGCTCGAACTGACCTGGCACCACAAGTCGTGCGGCCAGTGCGGCCATATCCCCGGCTACTCGACGGCTATCTTCTGGCTGAATCGGAAACTGAACTTCAAATACATTGACCCGACCGACCAGACTTCCTGCACGGCGTGGAATTATTACGCTTCGGCCACTTCCAACGCGGCGGCCCAGGCCGGCGTCGCCATGCGCAACTTCGCGGCGGCCTACGAGACCGGCTACTACCCGCTCATCCACTGCGGCACGTCTTACGGCCACTACAAAGAAGTGCGCGAGGAGATGGTGCATCATCCCGAGATCCGGCACCAAGTGCGCGACGTGATGAAGAAACTCGGCAAGCCGCTCGTCATGCCGGAGGAAATCGTTCACTACTCCGAGTGGATCCACGCGGTCCGTGACCGCATCGCCGCTCTACAGACGCGCGATTTTTCCAGCATCGCCGTCACTGTGCACCCGGCCTGCCATTATTACAAGCTGGTGCAGGAGGACGCCATCTACGACCCCGACATTTACGGAGGACAGCGCACAGCCACTGTCTCGGCGCTGATCGTTGCGTTGGGCGCGGAGGTGCGCGACTACTCGACCTGGTTCGACTGCTGTGGCTTCGGCTTCCGGCACATCCTCGTCCAGCGCGACTTCACCCGCTCCTTCGCCACCCGGCGCAAAATCGAAGTGATGAAGGAAGAAGCCAACCCCGATGTTGTCATCACACATGATACCGGTTGTGTGACCACACTCGACAAGAGCCAGTTCGTGGGCCAGGCGCACGGTCTCAACGTCGGCGTCCCCGTCATGTCCGACGCCCAGTTTGCGGCGCTGGCGATGGGCGCGCATCCTTACCGCGTCTGCCAACTGCACTGGCACTCCACCGATTACAAACCCTTGCTCGAAAAGATGAACATTGATCACGAAAAGGCCTGGGCGGAATTTCAGGAAGACTTGAAGAAGTTGAAGAGCGGCGAGAAGGAATATCTTACCTGGGAAGACGTTGACGCTTGA
- a CDS encoding (Fe-S)-binding protein, producing MAVGLDKVKPENIKEEKHLVVQGMDISGHWNRMFEQRVIWDYDVEQLEKVAALPGGESLNWCYGCAKCTAVCPVDIVGDYSPRKIHRKTQMGIDLFNSPDLWLCTTCMNCLRVCPKEVNMIQIMPAVREQAGREGTTVPPELQKAFEDTAKHGNPLGQPQRKRADWVKKAGAPVPIMKDLKRPVDILWYVGSYPSYHPRGIDAACAAARIFNALGVDFGILGLEEKDDGDSQRLAGEKGLFEMLAEQNIATFGKYEFNRMVVTGPHEFNAFKNEYPKYGADFKVLHYTRFLVEHLDKLKLMLKKPLNPSTGSGRGLKVTFHDPCYLGRHNGEYDAPRELLRAIPGIELVEMGRCRENGYCCGGGGGGMWLDSFTKEHTTMRLSERRVREAVEYGADVLAVCCPFEVSRFEDAAKSTGNDKLMVRDILELLDESMRG from the coding sequence ATGGCTGTCGGCCTTGATAAAGTAAAACCCGAAAACATCAAAGAAGAAAAACACCTCGTCGTGCAGGGCATGGACATTTCCGGCCACTGGAACCGGATGTTCGAGCAGAGGGTGATCTGGGATTACGACGTTGAGCAGTTGGAAAAGGTCGCCGCCCTGCCCGGCGGCGAGTCGCTCAACTGGTGCTACGGGTGCGCCAAATGCACCGCCGTCTGCCCGGTGGACATCGTCGGCGACTACTCGCCGCGTAAGATTCACCGCAAGACGCAGATGGGCATTGACCTGTTCAATTCCCCTGACCTCTGGCTTTGCACGACTTGCATGAACTGCCTGCGCGTGTGCCCCAAAGAAGTGAACATGATCCAGATAATGCCCGCCGTGCGCGAACAGGCGGGGCGGGAAGGCACGACCGTGCCGCCCGAACTGCAAAAGGCCTTCGAGGACACGGCCAAACACGGCAACCCGCTCGGCCAGCCGCAACGAAAACGGGCGGACTGGGTGAAGAAGGCGGGCGCCCCGGTGCCGATCATGAAAGACCTCAAGCGCCCGGTGGACATCCTGTGGTACGTCGGCTCCTATCCCTCTTATCATCCGCGTGGCATTGACGCCGCCTGCGCCGCCGCCCGCATCTTCAACGCTCTGGGCGTTGACTTCGGCATCCTCGGCCTAGAAGAGAAAGACGACGGCGACTCACAGAGGCTGGCGGGCGAGAAGGGCCTGTTCGAGATGCTGGCCGAGCAGAACATCGCCACCTTTGGCAAATACGAATTCAACCGTATGGTGGTGACCGGCCCGCACGAGTTCAACGCCTTCAAGAATGAGTATCCGAAATATGGCGCGGATTTCAAAGTGTTGCATTACACGCGCTTCCTCGTCGAGCATCTCGACAAACTCAAGCTGATGTTGAAGAAGCCGCTCAACCCTTCGACAGGCTCAGGTCGCGGCCTGAAAGTGACCTTTCACGATCCGTGCTACCTCGGGCGGCACAACGGCGAATACGACGCGCCGCGCGAACTATTGCGCGCCATCCCCGGTATTGAACTGGTGGAGATGGGCCGGTGCCGCGAGAACGGTTACTGTTGCGGCGGCGGCGGCGGCGGCATGTGGCTCGACTCGTTCACCAAAGAGCACACGACGATGCGCCTCTCCGAGCGCCGCGTCCGCGAAGCCGTCGAATACGGCGCAGACGTGCTGGCTGTGTGCTGTCCATTCGAAGTCTCGCGTTTTGAAGACGCCGCCAAGAGCACCGGCAACGACAAGTTGATGGTGCGGGATATTCTGGAATTATTAGATGAATCCATGCGAGGGTAG
- the gcvH gene encoding glycine cleavage system protein GcvH, translating into MAICNNCNIPDDLYYWVEKHTWCRREADGTVVVGITDVAQFLAKSIISATAKEAGKPVKKGKSAGTVESGKWVGPVTAPVNGAITEVNAALKARPGLLNSDPYGEGWFVKIKPDNWEADSADLVTGATGIAAYQKFLDEQGIDCLK; encoded by the coding sequence ATGGCGATCTGTAACAACTGCAACATCCCCGACGACCTCTACTATTGGGTAGAGAAACACACCTGGTGCCGGCGCGAAGCCGATGGAACCGTCGTCGTTGGCATCACCGACGTGGCCCAATTTCTCGCCAAGTCCATCATCTCGGCCACGGCGAAAGAGGCGGGCAAGCCGGTGAAGAAGGGCAAGAGCGCGGGCACGGTGGAGAGCGGCAAGTGGGTGGGGCCGGTCACCGCGCCCGTCAACGGCGCCATCACCGAAGTCAACGCCGCACTTAAAGCCAGGCCGGGCCTGCTCAACTCTGATCCTTATGGCGAAGGCTGGTTTGTCAAAATCAAGCCCGACAACTGGGAGGCGGACTCGGCTGATCTGGTCACAGGTGCAACAGGCATTGCGGCTTATCAGAAGTTTTTGGACGAGCAGGGGATAGACTGTCTCAAATGA
- a CDS encoding CoB--CoM heterodisulfide reductase iron-sulfur subunit A family protein, which yields MASDTVLIIGGGPAGLEAARLVGDLGAKAVVIEKRDHLGGTPIAENYAALTHGFRDAEEAMDEMMRGVTHHPNVEARLGWEVAASEGNAGDFKVTVAKSGNGASEVLNAGAVIIATGFQHFDPGRETQMYGYYEYDDVITLADAEHMLKHHKFVKPSNGQAPERVCFIQCVGSRDRQIGNEYCSKVCCGISSKQAIEIRQQVPGAKVFIFYIDMRMYGYWENEIYWPAQEKYHVQYVKGIITEIIRKGDRLLVRGEDTTMGRPMEVPMDIVVLAVGMEPSRGTKDVAQIFGLKQNKYKFIEVPHDALDPTATSVPGIFVAGAAAGPKDLDDSIGMAGAAAAKAVALVRRLAKVTA from the coding sequence ATGGCATCAGACACAGTTCTCATCATTGGCGGCGGCCCGGCGGGGCTGGAGGCGGCCCGACTGGTGGGCGATTTGGGCGCGAAGGCGGTCGTCATAGAAAAACGCGATCACCTGGGCGGCACGCCCATTGCCGAAAATTATGCGGCGCTCACCCACGGCTTCCGCGACGCGGAAGAGGCGATGGACGAAATGATGCGCGGCGTCACCCATCACCCCAACGTCGAAGCGCGGCTCGGCTGGGAAGTGGCGGCCTCGGAGGGGAACGCGGGCGATTTTAAAGTGACGGTCGCCAAGTCCGGCAACGGCGCGAGCGAGGTGCTCAACGCCGGGGCCGTCATCATCGCCACCGGCTTCCAACATTTCGATCCGGGCCGCGAGACGCAGATGTACGGCTACTACGAGTACGACGATGTGATCACTCTGGCCGACGCCGAGCACATGCTCAAGCATCACAAGTTCGTCAAGCCGTCCAACGGCCAAGCGCCGGAGCGGGTGTGCTTCATTCAATGCGTCGGTTCGCGCGACCGCCAGATCGGCAACGAGTATTGCTCAAAGGTGTGCTGTGGCATCTCGTCGAAACAGGCCATTGAAATTCGACAGCAAGTGCCGGGCGCAAAAGTTTTCATCTTCTACATTGACATGCGGATGTACGGCTATTGGGAAAATGAGATTTACTGGCCGGCGCAGGAGAAATACCACGTTCAATACGTAAAGGGCATCATCACCGAGATCATTCGCAAGGGCGACCGCCTGCTGGTGCGCGGCGAGGACACGACGATGGGCCGCCCGATGGAAGTGCCGATGGACATTGTGGTGTTGGCCGTCGGCATGGAGCCGAGCCGGGGCACGAAGGACGTGGCCCAGATTTTCGGCCTCAAGCAAAACAAATATAAATTTATTGAAGTGCCGCACGATGCGCTCGATCCGACCGCCACTTCGGTTCCCGGAATTTTTGTGGCCGGGGCCGCCGCCGGCCCGAAAGACCTCGACGACTCAATCGGGATGGCTGGAGCGGCGGCGGCAAAAGCAGTGGCGTTGGTAAGGCGGCTGGCAAAAGTCACCGCTTGA
- a CDS encoding (Fe-S)-binding protein has translation MLTLVEKIIFFLMAAVFGGFTAWGFYNIYRIVRRGRPISNSPREASNLQSFIPQAIKALLEVGLQKPIYKSRPILTTFHALIFFGFSYYFLVNVNDVLEGFISDYSTAEISAFPLGLLNLAGDLLSIGVLVGVVAFLVRRFIAKDKRLDYNKDVLLYAPVKAGGIKRDSLIVGGFILFHVGSRFMGQTFRLAEMQVFNPMQPFASALSLALRGWPDYTAAIHTTWWLAIGLIVVFLPYFIISKHIHIMVAPVNLALAKQGERGHLDPSASSGLPGAGALSDLAWPRLLDAYACIMCNRCQDVCPAHNSLRPLSPSALEINKRYWLNANFTAFAGGAASPPLTEFAISPDAVWACTTCYACVRVCPVGNEPMADIIDIRRRLVNDGAELDSGVQSTLEKIGKTGNSFGQAARNRAKWTQTGLDFKIKDVRKEQAEYLWFVGDYASFDARAQEITRTVARVLTGAGVDFGILYEAEKNSGNDVRRVGEEGLFEQLAEQNIAAMSKAKFERVITTDPHTLNALKNEYPDYGGKWETIHYTRLLAQLIESGKIKLNKKLDYRVTFHDPCYLGRYNKGFNPPRALIQATGCDFVEMQRNKENSYCCGAGGGQIWMGTTPEGERPAENRIREALAALGHTANGASGKKLLFIVACPKDVVMYTDAVKTTGNEGKIEVRDVIQLVAEAMG, from the coding sequence ATGCTGACTCTTGTCGAAAAGATCATCTTCTTCCTCATGGCCGCCGTCTTCGGCGGTTTCACTGCCTGGGGCTTCTACAACATCTACCGCATCGTGCGGCGCGGGCGTCCAATCTCCAATTCTCCACGCGAAGCGTCTAATCTCCAATCTTTCATCCCTCAAGCTATCAAAGCCTTGCTTGAAGTCGGCCTGCAAAAGCCGATCTACAAATCGCGCCCTATCCTCACCACCTTTCACGCCCTCATCTTCTTCGGCTTCTCGTATTACTTCCTGGTCAACGTCAACGACGTGTTGGAAGGCTTCATCTCCGACTACTCCACCGCCGAAATTTCCGCCTTCCCCCTCGGCCTGTTGAACCTGGCCGGCGATTTGTTGAGCATCGGCGTTTTGGTCGGCGTCGTCGCCTTCCTCGTCCGCCGTTTCATTGCCAAAGACAAGCGGCTCGACTACAACAAGGATGTATTGTTGTACGCCCCGGTCAAAGCGGGCGGTATCAAACGCGACTCGCTCATCGTCGGCGGCTTCATCCTGTTTCACGTCGGCTCGCGTTTCATGGGGCAGACCTTCCGCCTGGCCGAGATGCAGGTCTTCAATCCAATGCAGCCGTTTGCCAGCGCCCTGTCGCTCGCCCTGCGCGGCTGGCCCGACTACACGGCGGCGATTCACACGACGTGGTGGCTGGCCATCGGCCTCATCGTCGTCTTCCTTCCCTACTTCATCATCAGCAAGCACATTCACATCATGGTCGCGCCGGTCAATCTGGCATTGGCAAAACAGGGTGAGCGTGGCCATCTCGACCCTTCGGCAAGCTCAGGGTTGCCCGGCGCGGGCGCATTGAGTGATCTCGCCTGGCCGCGCCTGCTCGACGCTTACGCCTGCATCATGTGCAATCGCTGTCAGGACGTTTGCCCGGCGCACAATTCACTGCGACCTCTGAGTCCCTCGGCGCTGGAGATCAACAAACGCTACTGGCTCAACGCTAATTTCACCGCCTTCGCCGGGGGTGCCGCCTCGCCGCCCCTCACCGAATTCGCCATCAGCCCTGACGCAGTGTGGGCCTGCACCACCTGTTATGCCTGCGTGCGCGTCTGCCCGGTCGGCAACGAGCCAATGGCCGACATCATTGACATCCGCCGCCGGTTGGTGAACGACGGCGCGGAACTGGACAGCGGCGTGCAGTCCACGCTGGAGAAGATCGGCAAGACCGGCAACTCGTTCGGGCAGGCGGCCCGCAACCGGGCCAAGTGGACGCAGACCGGACTCGATTTCAAGATCAAAGATGTTCGCAAGGAGCAGGCCGAGTATTTGTGGTTCGTCGGCGACTATGCTTCGTTTGATGCGCGTGCCCAGGAGATCACCCGCACCGTGGCCCGCGTGCTGACCGGCGCTGGCGTGGACTTCGGCATCCTGTACGAGGCCGAGAAGAATTCCGGCAACGACGTACGGCGGGTGGGCGAGGAAGGCCTCTTCGAGCAGTTGGCCGAGCAGAACATTGCGGCCATGAGCAAAGCCAAGTTCGAGCGCGTCATCACCACCGACCCCCACACCCTCAACGCGCTCAAGAACGAGTACCCGGACTACGGCGGCAAGTGGGAGACGATTCACTACACCCGCTTGCTGGCGCAACTGATCGAGTCAGGCAAGATCAAACTCAATAAGAAACTCGACTATCGGGTGACCTTCCACGATCCGTGTTACCTCGGGCGCTACAACAAAGGCTTCAACCCGCCCCGCGCCCTGATTCAGGCGACGGGCTGTGATTTCGTGGAGATGCAACGCAACAAAGAGAACTCGTACTGCTGTGGCGCGGGCGGCGGCCAAATCTGGATGGGGACGACGCCCGAAGGCGAGCGCCCGGCGGAGAACCGCATCCGCGAAGCCCTGGCCGCCCTCGGCCACACGGCCAACGGCGCAAGCGGCAAGAAGCTCCTCTTCATCGTCGCCTGCCCGAAGGACGTGGTGATGTATACCGACGCGGTGAAGACGACGGGTAACGAGGGTAAAATTGAAGTGCGGGATGTGATTCAGTTGGTGGCGGAGGCGATGGGGTGA
- a CDS encoding 4Fe-4S dicluster domain-containing protein: MGLFADKYPDVAYKEKLRLWEEVKADVRFPSVLYGCYECGICVAACPSARFYDFSPRKIAQAAAREDIELIYEQMNDDVWNCSQCFSCNRCPRQNSPGGLITVLREVAVKNGLKSAKQALEGYSRIIYKIMGTGTQVSPDMLQPDAFPDWGPQVRDVSAELDVWRRALPPETLHTTSTGWQVDDKTIIELYLIWHNTGVMDMIAEVDEGLHMILNDVMEEKLEEAGYEV, translated from the coding sequence ATGGGACTCTTTGCCGACAAATACCCCGACGTTGCCTACAAAGAAAAACTGCGTCTGTGGGAAGAAGTGAAAGCCGACGTGCGCTTCCCGTCCGTGCTGTACGGGTGTTACGAGTGCGGCATCTGCGTGGCCGCCTGCCCCTCGGCCCGGTTCTACGACTTCTCGCCGCGCAAAATCGCCCAGGCGGCGGCGCGCGAGGACATCGAGTTGATCTACGAGCAGATGAATGACGACGTGTGGAACTGCTCGCAGTGCTTTTCGTGCAACCGTTGCCCGCGCCAGAACTCGCCCGGCGGGTTGATCACCGTTTTGCGAGAAGTGGCGGTGAAGAACGGACTCAAGTCGGCCAAGCAGGCCCTCGAAGGTTACTCGCGCATCATCTACAAGATCATGGGCACTGGCACCCAGGTTTCGCCCGACATGCTCCAGCCCGACGCCTTTCCCGACTGGGGGCCGCAGGTGCGTGACGTGTCCGCCGAACTCGACGTATGGCGGCGGGCCTTGCCCCCCGAAACCTTGCACACCACTTCCACCGGCTGGCAGGTGGACGACAAGACCATCATCGAGCTTTACCTCATCTGGCACAACACCGGGGTGATGGACATGATCGCCGAAGTGGATGAGGGCCTGCATATGATCTTGAATGACGTGATGGAAGAAAAACTTGAAGAGGCAGGGTACGAAGTGTAG